The Algoriphagus halophilus genome window below encodes:
- a CDS encoding SusC/RagA family TonB-linked outer membrane protein, protein MKNSTRFKLFGLTFLMFLGLMGSVLAQTREVSGVVISGEDNLPLPGVSVLVKGTTTGTVTDIDGKFSVNIDGNDASLVLSFIGFTTLEVPVGSRSTLDLTLLPDTKSLEEVVVVGYGEQKKETITGSVATVKGKDLVKSPAMNLSNSLAGRMAGVVAVNRSGEPGYDGSGIRIRGSNTLGNNEALVVIDGIPARAGGLQRLNPNDIENISVLKDASAAIYGSRAANGVILVTTKRGSSGAPELTFQANQGWAQPTVVPDLANAAQYAEMLNDLDIYALPTDEWNAANEAYKQSGEYTRPNGQVRSAPYAPNELELYRNGSDPWFYPNTDWYDATLKNWSPQSRYNLQLVGGSENVKYLTSLGYQNQDAYYKNAATGYKQYDFRINLDANVNKYVKVGLGILAREEYRFFPTRGAGAIFRMQMRGKPNQPAYWPNGLPGPDIENGENPVVITTNATGYDRDKRDYIQTTGNLEIKIPGVEGLKFTGTAAIDKYIRYTKRWEIPWTLYQLGNGFEDDGVTPVLVPSKRGPAEPRLREANENQLNILLGGVLSYDKTFGEDHTINVVAGVNRETVEGNNFNAFRRFFISTAIDQMFAGGDLQKDNGGGAFERARLNYFGRVAYNYKEKYLAEFLWRNDGSYIFPEDTRFGFFPGIMLGWVVSEENFWKNSLGGTFDFFKIRGSWGQLGNDQIAEYQFLSTYGFSSYIIGGAETKTLFETRVPNTSVTWEVANNSNLGFEGQFLQGKVFFEFDLFYNKRTNILWQRNASVPQSTGLSLPAENIGEVENKGFDLNLGYRGGKGEFQYSFSANGGYAKNKILFWDESPGAPEWQQSTGSPMNTFLVYQYDGVFPDQQSIDAESLDYTAITNNLRPGDMRYKDYNGDGKITPDDRVRMDQNNIPTFQGGVNISANWKGFDLAILFQGALGARQYVSAGESGNIGNYLLDIYENRWTIDNPSSTHPRIANRSDQYYSNGNTYWFRKTDYLRLKNLEIGYNLPATLTEKVGIRNARIYVNGLNLITWDKLKVYDPESSNATGQYYPQARVINTGISVSF, encoded by the coding sequence ATGAAAAACTCTACTCGTTTTAAGCTTTTTGGCTTAACATTTTTAATGTTTCTGGGCCTAATGGGCTCAGTTTTGGCACAGACCCGGGAGGTGTCTGGTGTCGTAATTTCAGGGGAGGACAATTTGCCACTCCCTGGGGTTTCCGTTTTAGTGAAAGGTACTACCACTGGTACTGTAACTGATATAGACGGAAAATTTAGTGTAAACATAGATGGTAATGACGCCTCATTGGTATTATCATTTATTGGTTTTACTACTCTTGAAGTTCCTGTAGGAAGTCGTTCAACTCTAGACCTTACTTTATTACCTGACACCAAATCTCTAGAAGAGGTGGTGGTAGTAGGTTATGGTGAGCAGAAGAAAGAAACGATTACAGGTTCGGTAGCTACCGTTAAAGGTAAAGACTTGGTGAAGTCCCCAGCTATGAACTTATCCAACTCTTTAGCCGGTCGTATGGCTGGTGTGGTTGCGGTAAACAGATCTGGTGAGCCGGGGTACGATGGATCCGGTATTCGAATTAGAGGTAGTAATACCTTAGGAAACAACGAAGCACTAGTTGTAATTGATGGTATTCCAGCAAGAGCAGGTGGTCTTCAGCGATTGAATCCAAATGATATTGAGAACATCTCCGTATTGAAGGATGCTTCTGCTGCCATTTATGGTTCAAGAGCTGCAAACGGTGTAATCTTGGTAACTACCAAGAGAGGGTCTTCAGGGGCTCCTGAATTGACTTTCCAGGCAAACCAAGGATGGGCGCAGCCTACCGTTGTTCCAGATTTGGCGAATGCTGCTCAGTACGCAGAAATGTTGAATGACTTGGATATCTATGCATTGCCTACTGATGAGTGGAATGCTGCTAATGAAGCGTATAAGCAAAGTGGCGAATACACCAGACCAAATGGTCAGGTTCGTTCTGCTCCATATGCTCCAAATGAGTTGGAATTGTATAGAAATGGTTCTGACCCTTGGTTCTATCCAAACACTGATTGGTATGATGCGACCTTGAAAAATTGGTCTCCTCAAAGCAGATATAACCTTCAATTGGTTGGTGGTAGTGAAAACGTGAAGTATTTGACTTCTTTGGGTTATCAAAACCAAGATGCTTATTACAAAAATGCAGCTACTGGTTACAAGCAGTATGATTTCAGAATCAACCTAGATGCGAATGTTAATAAGTATGTGAAAGTGGGTTTAGGGATTTTGGCAAGAGAGGAATATAGATTCTTCCCAACCAGAGGTGCTGGTGCTATCTTCCGTATGCAAATGAGAGGTAAGCCAAATCAACCTGCTTATTGGCCAAATGGATTACCAGGACCAGATATCGAAAATGGTGAAAACCCAGTGGTAATTACTACCAATGCAACAGGTTATGACCGTGATAAAAGAGATTACATTCAAACTACAGGTAATTTGGAAATTAAAATTCCTGGAGTGGAAGGTTTGAAATTCACTGGTACAGCAGCAATCGATAAATATATCAGATATACTAAAAGATGGGAGATTCCATGGACTTTGTATCAATTAGGAAATGGATTTGAAGATGACGGAGTAACTCCTGTTTTAGTACCAAGTAAAAGAGGTCCTGCAGAGCCAAGATTGAGAGAAGCAAACGAGAATCAATTGAATATCTTATTAGGTGGTGTACTAAGCTACGATAAGACATTTGGTGAAGATCATACCATCAACGTGGTAGCTGGTGTAAACAGAGAGACAGTTGAAGGAAATAACTTCAATGCTTTTAGAAGATTCTTTATCTCTACAGCTATTGACCAGATGTTTGCTGGTGGTGACTTGCAAAAAGACAACGGTGGTGGAGCATTTGAACGTGCTCGTTTAAACTACTTTGGTAGAGTTGCTTATAACTACAAAGAGAAATACCTAGCGGAATTCTTATGGAGAAATGATGGATCTTACATCTTCCCAGAAGATACTAGATTTGGTTTCTTCCCTGGCATCATGTTGGGTTGGGTAGTTTCTGAAGAAAATTTCTGGAAAAACTCTTTGGGTGGAACATTCGATTTCTTCAAAATCAGAGGATCTTGGGGACAATTGGGTAATGACCAGATCGCGGAATATCAGTTCCTATCTACATACGGATTTAGCTCTTACATCATCGGTGGTGCTGAGACCAAGACCTTGTTTGAAACAAGAGTTCCTAATACTTCTGTAACATGGGAAGTTGCAAACAACTCGAACTTAGGTTTTGAAGGTCAGTTCTTACAAGGTAAAGTGTTCTTCGAATTTGATTTGTTCTACAACAAGAGAACCAATATCCTGTGGCAAAGAAACGCTTCTGTTCCTCAAAGTACAGGACTTTCCCTACCTGCTGAAAACATCGGTGAGGTGGAAAACAAAGGATTTGACTTGAACTTAGGTTATAGAGGTGGTAAAGGAGAATTCCAATACTCTTTCAGTGCTAACGGAGGTTATGCGAAAAACAAGATTTTGTTCTGGGATGAGTCTCCAGGTGCTCCAGAGTGGCAGCAATCTACTGGAAGCCCAATGAATACTTTCTTGGTATACCAATATGATGGAGTATTCCCAGATCAGCAGTCAATTGATGCAGAGTCATTGGATTATACTGCAATTACCAATAACCTTCGTCCTGGTGATATGAGATATAAGGATTACAATGGTGATGGTAAAATTACTCCAGATGACCGTGTAAGAATGGATCAAAATAATATCCCAACATTCCAAGGTGGTGTGAATATTTCTGCCAACTGGAAAGGATTTGATTTGGCAATTCTATTCCAAGGCGCATTAGGTGCAAGACAATATGTAAGTGCTGGAGAATCTGGAAACATTGGTAACTACTTGTTAGATATCTATGAAAACAGATGGACTATTGATAATCCAAGCAGCACTCATCCAAGAATTGCTAACAGATCTGATCAATATTATTCCAATGGTAATACATACTGGTTCAGAAAAACTGATTATCTAAGATTGAAAAACTTGGAAATTGGATACAACTTGCCTGCTACTCTAACTGAAAAAGTTGGAATCAGAAATGCTAGAATTTATGTGAACGGTTTGAACTTAATCACTTGGGATAAGTTAAAAGTGTACGATCCTGAATCAAGCAACGCTACAGGACAATATTACCCACAAGCAAGGGTGATTAACACAGGTATTTCTGTTTCATTCTAA
- a CDS encoding Tll0287-like domain-containing protein, whose amino-acid sequence MKNKYLLLALFLVLISCGPRERVSKEVFDEVNKTMEVKRLSDAEILQEAMIWGDSLTSEAQKNLISSLQRAIEEGGFEHAISFCKENASTITGSKLPTEEIQLKRVAIKNRNPQNVPDADEALIIDAYAYNAENGIDNQPNIQKIENGEVFLYTKAIMFPGGICSNCHGDPDSEISSEVFKSIKELYPGDQATGFKPGDLRGMWSLKIPKKEVVKRL is encoded by the coding sequence ATGAAAAACAAGTATCTACTTCTCGCTCTCTTTTTAGTGTTGATATCCTGCGGGCCCCGTGAACGAGTTTCGAAGGAAGTATTTGATGAGGTAAATAAGACTATGGAAGTAAAACGTCTAAGTGATGCGGAAATCCTTCAAGAAGCCATGATTTGGGGAGATTCATTGACCTCAGAAGCCCAGAAGAACTTGATTTCCAGTCTTCAAAGAGCAATAGAGGAAGGAGGATTTGAACATGCCATTTCCTTTTGTAAGGAAAATGCTTCTACCATTACAGGCAGTAAGCTTCCAACAGAAGAGATCCAGTTGAAAAGAGTAGCGATTAAAAATAGAAACCCCCAGAATGTGCCTGATGCTGATGAGGCCTTGATTATAGATGCCTATGCATACAATGCGGAGAATGGAATTGATAATCAACCCAATATTCAAAAAATTGAGAATGGGGAAGTTTTTTTATATACCAAGGCAATTATGTTTCCGGGTGGTATTTGTTCCAATTGCCATGGAGATCCTGATTCGGAAATTTCCAGTGAAGTTTTTAAATCAATAAAAGAACTATATCCAGGAGATCAAGCGACTGGGTTTAAGCCAGGAGATTTAAGGGGAATGTGGTCTTTAAAGATTCCCAAAAAAGAAGTGGTAAAAAGGTTGTAA
- a CDS encoding YCF48-related protein: MRKAFYLLIVCLFIGNSLFGQSWKRMQSWGLDLEDITWINNLVGYAGGENLLIKTVDGGLTWEEQLIPTTTRINDLEFWDEQIGIAVGDIGELLITRDGGLIWNSLAGPSPVDLNGVSFINENTLLIIGESGTIYRSEDMGNSWQQITSSVSANLNDLYFIDENLGFVTGDVGIILKTINGGTSFEKLTTSVNTQLNAITFSNETTGYAVGSEGTIIKTEDGGSSWNLLNSGLTNELKDIGFSPLNPNIIVIIGSEATAIKSINAGATFSKANLGSGNLRNLNALEFIPESNVLLAVGENGYVISSGNAGSNYSTKLAGYRNDFSSIDFKSERVGYIAGTQGTVYLTTNGATSIINRSLPETTDILSISFWNNGFGYVSSNTGKIFRTSNSGSSWVPVPANTPEDITGFYLFAPSVLYVTGTNGYIARSFNSGGTWDSEIVTNTNENLKDVTYFDFQVGFAMGENGQISWTNGGNTWENLPKLREQHLNALAKVDSSTAVIVGDGGIILKSEDMAKTWRIIPSDITENLNSIDFWDENIGIIAGDNGLTLQTKDGGETWLQIETGTSRNLNSVSMGTSLVAFAAGDDGTILNYTCSTPPGISEIKGATSVCLGNSTYQVDDQAISGSQIVWRVDGGEIISGQGTSQVEVKWSKTGRQGLFVSRQNFCGNGETSALEVEVLTTPIIDLEIEGLGSVCTNQSEVYSVPLEQGVTYTWTIEGGEILSGQNSSEIEVLWKNVGPNTLSVVLENSCGGTAPITKTIIIGAPPEQPSIIVGEQLVGLGEASYTIELQEGVDYRWEISGNGGIILSGQGSSSIIVDWQLEGDFMLTVTPQNNCNEGEARDLEVTVNIITGIEPKPDPSLSFYPNPSQGSLTITSDNLSVYQEVSVLNTLGKELIHSEIQEGQREIYFTDLPRGLALIRLRNHSKTVVKKIIVR, translated from the coding sequence ATGCGTAAAGCTTTTTACTTACTTATAGTTTGCCTTTTTATAGGAAACTCACTTTTTGGGCAAAGCTGGAAAAGAATGCAAAGCTGGGGCTTAGATTTAGAAGACATTACCTGGATTAATAATTTGGTAGGCTATGCAGGCGGAGAAAACCTATTGATCAAGACAGTAGATGGCGGTCTGACTTGGGAAGAACAATTGATTCCCACGACCACAAGAATTAATGATCTTGAATTTTGGGATGAGCAAATTGGAATTGCAGTTGGAGATATTGGAGAACTATTAATAACCAGGGATGGAGGCTTGATTTGGAATTCTTTAGCAGGCCCTTCTCCCGTGGACCTTAATGGGGTTTCTTTTATCAATGAAAATACACTTCTGATCATCGGGGAATCCGGTACCATATATAGAAGTGAAGACATGGGCAATTCTTGGCAACAAATTACCTCCTCTGTTTCTGCCAACCTAAATGACCTTTATTTTATTGATGAAAACTTAGGTTTCGTCACCGGGGATGTAGGGATTATCCTCAAAACCATAAATGGAGGTACCTCTTTCGAAAAACTGACTACCTCGGTTAACACACAATTGAATGCCATCACTTTTTCTAATGAAACAACTGGATATGCAGTAGGCTCCGAAGGAACCATTATTAAAACAGAGGATGGAGGGAGTAGCTGGAACTTATTAAACTCAGGTTTAACCAATGAATTAAAGGATATTGGATTCAGCCCTCTTAATCCTAACATTATTGTGATAATTGGTTCCGAAGCCACCGCTATAAAATCTATCAATGCTGGGGCTACTTTTTCAAAAGCGAATCTAGGTTCGGGAAATTTAAGAAACCTGAATGCGTTGGAATTCATTCCTGAATCAAATGTTCTGTTGGCCGTTGGAGAAAATGGCTATGTGATCAGCTCAGGGAATGCTGGAAGTAATTATAGTACCAAATTAGCGGGTTATAGAAATGATTTTAGCTCTATTGACTTCAAATCTGAGCGGGTTGGGTACATCGCTGGAACACAAGGAACGGTATATCTAACTACTAATGGGGCTACATCTATTATTAATAGGTCCTTACCTGAAACTACAGATATTCTTTCCATTTCTTTCTGGAATAATGGATTTGGGTATGTCTCCAGTAATACTGGAAAAATATTTAGAACCAGTAATTCAGGGTCTTCTTGGGTACCTGTACCAGCAAATACCCCAGAGGATATCACTGGATTCTATTTGTTTGCACCTTCGGTATTGTATGTAACAGGAACGAATGGGTATATCGCTAGATCATTTAATTCAGGTGGAACATGGGATTCTGAAATTGTAACTAATACAAACGAAAATCTGAAAGATGTTACCTACTTTGATTTTCAGGTCGGCTTTGCCATGGGAGAGAATGGGCAGATCAGTTGGACCAATGGCGGAAATACATGGGAAAATCTTCCAAAACTCAGAGAGCAACATTTAAACGCCTTAGCAAAAGTGGATTCCAGTACCGCCGTAATTGTTGGTGATGGCGGTATTATTCTAAAATCAGAGGATATGGCCAAAACTTGGAGAATCATTCCCTCTGATATCACAGAAAACCTAAACTCTATAGATTTTTGGGATGAAAATATCGGGATCATAGCAGGAGATAATGGATTGACGCTACAAACCAAAGATGGAGGAGAGACCTGGCTTCAAATTGAGACCGGGACAAGCAGAAATTTGAATTCAGTCAGTATGGGAACATCTTTAGTTGCTTTTGCTGCTGGTGATGATGGCACCATATTAAACTATACTTGCAGCACCCCACCTGGAATCAGTGAAATTAAAGGAGCGACAAGTGTATGCTTGGGCAACTCCACCTATCAAGTGGATGATCAAGCCATTTCTGGATCTCAAATAGTTTGGAGAGTGGATGGAGGTGAAATTATTTCAGGACAAGGAACTTCCCAAGTGGAAGTAAAATGGAGCAAGACTGGGAGACAAGGGCTTTTTGTAAGTCGACAAAATTTCTGTGGTAATGGCGAAACCTCTGCCTTAGAAGTGGAAGTATTAACCACACCTATCATAGATTTAGAAATAGAAGGCCTTGGTTCGGTTTGTACAAATCAATCAGAAGTCTATTCTGTACCTTTAGAACAAGGGGTTACCTACACTTGGACAATAGAAGGAGGAGAAATCCTTTCTGGCCAAAACAGTTCTGAAATAGAGGTTCTATGGAAAAACGTGGGTCCAAATACACTTTCAGTGGTTTTAGAAAATAGTTGTGGAGGTACAGCTCCAATTACAAAAACCATTATTATTGGAGCGCCTCCTGAACAGCCAAGTATTATAGTAGGAGAACAATTAGTGGGACTTGGAGAAGCCTCTTATACCATTGAACTACAGGAAGGAGTAGATTATCGTTGGGAAATATCGGGAAATGGAGGCATCATTTTATCGGGACAAGGCAGTTCTTCCATCATAGTAGATTGGCAATTGGAAGGAGATTTTATGTTGACAGTCACTCCTCAAAATAATTGCAATGAAGGAGAAGCCCGAGATCTTGAAGTTACGGTGAATATTATTACTGGGATTGAGCCCAAACCAGATCCCTCTCTTAGTTTTTATCCTAATCCTAGTCAGGGAAGTTTAACAATTACCTCAGATAATTTATCCGTATACCAAGAAGTATCCGTTTTGAATACACTCGGAAAAGAACTTATTCATTCGGAAATCCAAGAAGGTCAAAGGGAAATCTATTTTACTGACTTGCCTAGAGGATTGGCATTGATTCGACTTCGAAATCATTCCAAAACTGTTGTGAAAAAAATTATTGTGAGGTAA
- a CDS encoding GNAT family N-acetyltransferase — translation MNIAGERGINLVTWNESHFHQLYPLANNPKIAMNLRDSFPQPYTIHDARHWIEHNQKFNPPQNFAIEFEGRLAGAIGAERGKDELRTNMELGFWVGEPFWGKGIANEAVKLYTKYIFEKFDIQRLYAQIYDFNGQSMNVLEKAGYIPEAILKKGFIKNGVVGDLFQYVIVRGEQNS, via the coding sequence ATGAACATCGCAGGAGAAAGAGGAATTAACTTAGTTACATGGAATGAATCTCATTTCCATCAACTCTATCCTCTTGCCAATAATCCGAAAATTGCGATGAATTTGAGGGATAGCTTTCCGCAACCCTACACAATTCACGATGCAAGGCATTGGATAGAACATAATCAGAAGTTTAATCCACCACAAAATTTTGCCATTGAGTTCGAGGGTAGGTTGGCTGGAGCTATTGGTGCGGAACGAGGAAAGGATGAACTCAGAACCAACATGGAATTAGGTTTCTGGGTAGGGGAACCTTTTTGGGGCAAAGGAATAGCCAATGAGGCGGTGAAGTTGTATACCAAATACATTTTTGAAAAATTTGACATTCAGCGATTGTATGCCCAAATCTATGATTTCAATGGGCAATCCATGAATGTATTGGAAAAAGCAGGATATATACCTGAAGCAATCCTAAAGAAAGGGTTCATTAAAAATGGAGTAGTTGGAGATTTGTTCCAATATGTCATTGTAAGAGGAGAGCAAAATAGTTAA
- the prfA gene encoding peptide chain release factor 1, with protein MLDKLQALKDRFEEVGQLIVLPESMADMSKYAKLTKEYKDLEKIVEVYDEYKLVLQNITSSKEILDKEKDPDFREMAKAEIEELKDRKEVLEADLKQLLIPKDPNDSKDCILEIRGGTGGDEAAIFAGDLFRMYERFCEMQGWKLTVLDLTFGSAGGYKEIIATVSGADVYGMLKYESGVHRVQRVPATESQGRVHTSAASVAVLPEMDEVEVHLDMNDVRKDTFCSSGPGGQSVNTTYSAVRLTHAPTGLVVTCQDEKSQIKNFEKALKVLRSRIYEIELAKHNEAVGAQRRSMVGSGDRSDKIRTYNYSQSRVTDHRINKTVYNLPDVMDGHIEDFISALRMAENLEKMQSTGLED; from the coding sequence ATGCTAGATAAATTACAAGCCCTAAAAGATCGATTTGAAGAAGTTGGCCAGCTCATTGTATTGCCGGAAAGTATGGCAGATATGAGTAAATATGCCAAACTCACCAAGGAATACAAAGACTTGGAAAAAATTGTAGAGGTCTATGATGAATACAAGTTGGTCCTTCAAAACATCACCAGTTCAAAGGAAATCCTGGATAAAGAAAAGGATCCTGATTTCCGGGAAATGGCCAAGGCTGAGATTGAAGAGTTGAAGGATAGAAAGGAAGTGTTGGAGGCAGACTTGAAGCAGTTATTAATTCCAAAAGATCCTAATGATTCCAAAGATTGTATCCTAGAAATTCGTGGTGGAACTGGAGGAGATGAAGCGGCCATCTTTGCTGGGGACTTGTTTAGAATGTATGAACGCTTTTGCGAAATGCAAGGATGGAAATTAACAGTGCTCGATTTAACCTTTGGTTCAGCTGGAGGATATAAAGAAATCATCGCTACAGTTTCTGGGGCAGATGTCTACGGAATGCTTAAATATGAATCAGGTGTACACCGAGTTCAACGAGTTCCTGCCACCGAATCACAAGGTAGAGTGCATACTTCTGCGGCTTCTGTTGCCGTGCTTCCCGAAATGGATGAAGTGGAAGTACACTTGGATATGAATGATGTTAGAAAAGACACTTTTTGTTCTTCAGGTCCAGGTGGGCAGTCGGTCAATACCACTTATTCGGCAGTTCGATTGACTCACGCACCCACAGGTTTGGTGGTGACCTGCCAGGATGAAAAGTCTCAGATCAAAAACTTTGAAAAGGCCCTGAAGGTATTGAGGTCTAGAATCTATGAGATTGAACTTGCCAAACATAATGAGGCGGTAGGAGCCCAAAGAAGATCCATGGTAGGAAGTGGGGATAGATCTGATAAAATTAGAACTTACAATTATTCACAATCTAGGGTGACGGATCATCGAATTAATAAGACCGTTTATAATCTACCAGATGTGATGGATGGGCACATTGAGGATTTTATCTCAGCATTGAGAATGGCGGAAAACCTTGAAAAAATGCAATCAACTGGGCTAGAAGATTAG
- the glmS gene encoding glutamine--fructose-6-phosphate transaminase (isomerizing) has translation MCGIVAYVGQQDALPIIIKGLRRLEYRGYDSAGVALLDDQGLGIYKKKGKVSELEKHLQGNGNLRSKIGIGHTRWATHGEPNDVNAHPHYSSSEHLAIIHNGIIENYEVLKKDLEKKGYQFQSETDTEVFIKFIEDIYTNNDCSLEEALRLALHKVVGAYAIVLINKDEPDTLIAARKGSPLVIGVGEDEYFLASDATPIIEYTNKVVYLDDYEIAVIRDNRLQIKTIENVETNPYINQLELELEAIEKGGYEHFMLKEIYEQPKSIADCLRGRLDAKSGRLVLGGLRDYMNKFQNAERIIITACGTSWHAGLVAEYLFEEFARVPVEVEYASEFRYRNPVISEKDFVIAISQSGETADTLAAIELAKSKGATIFGVCNVVGSSIPRATHAGSYTHAGPEIGVASTKAFTAQISVLAMMALKLGYQRGTLPESRYIQLLHELASVPSKVETALKTNEVIQYIASEYKDVRNALYLGRGYNFPVALEGALKLKEISYIHAEGYPAAEMKHGPIALIDEEMPVIFIATQDSSYEKVVSNIQEVKARKGKVIAVVTEGDTTVKNMADHVIEIPAIHEAFVPLVAVVPLQLLSYHIAVMRGCNVDQPRNLAKSVTVE, from the coding sequence ATGTGTGGAATTGTTGCATATGTAGGCCAGCAAGATGCTTTGCCTATTATCATCAAAGGACTTCGTCGATTGGAATACAGAGGATATGATAGTGCTGGAGTCGCACTTTTGGATGATCAAGGATTAGGAATTTATAAGAAGAAGGGAAAAGTTTCCGAATTGGAAAAACACCTCCAAGGCAATGGAAACCTCCGTTCCAAGATAGGGATTGGGCATACCCGTTGGGCTACTCATGGAGAGCCCAATGATGTGAATGCACATCCTCATTATTCCTCATCGGAGCATTTGGCGATTATTCATAATGGGATTATCGAAAATTATGAAGTCCTCAAAAAGGATTTGGAGAAAAAAGGATATCAATTCCAAAGTGAAACGGATACCGAGGTATTCATCAAGTTTATTGAAGATATCTATACCAATAATGACTGTAGCTTGGAAGAAGCTTTAAGGTTGGCACTTCATAAAGTAGTTGGGGCATATGCTATTGTATTAATCAATAAAGATGAACCCGATACCTTGATTGCCGCAAGAAAAGGCTCTCCTTTGGTGATCGGGGTAGGTGAAGATGAATACTTCTTAGCTTCTGATGCTACTCCAATTATTGAATACACCAACAAGGTCGTTTATTTGGATGATTATGAAATCGCCGTAATTCGAGACAACAGGCTTCAAATCAAAACGATTGAAAATGTGGAAACCAATCCCTATATCAATCAATTGGAATTGGAACTGGAAGCCATCGAAAAAGGTGGATATGAGCATTTTATGCTCAAAGAAATTTACGAGCAACCTAAATCTATTGCAGATTGCTTGAGAGGTAGATTGGATGCAAAATCTGGGAGATTAGTCCTCGGTGGCTTAAGGGACTATATGAATAAGTTCCAAAATGCCGAACGGATCATTATTACTGCTTGCGGTACCTCTTGGCATGCCGGTTTGGTAGCCGAATATCTGTTTGAGGAGTTTGCCCGTGTACCTGTGGAAGTAGAATATGCTTCTGAATTCAGGTATAGAAATCCTGTGATAAGCGAAAAAGATTTTGTGATTGCAATTTCCCAATCCGGAGAAACTGCTGATACCTTGGCAGCTATCGAATTGGCAAAATCCAAAGGAGCGACCATTTTTGGGGTGTGTAATGTGGTTGGATCCTCCATTCCTAGGGCTACACATGCAGGTTCCTATACCCACGCGGGCCCTGAAATAGGGGTGGCTTCCACGAAAGCATTTACGGCCCAAATATCAGTATTGGCAATGATGGCTTTGAAGTTGGGCTACCAAAGAGGTACTTTACCAGAAAGCAGGTATATTCAATTATTGCATGAATTGGCTTCAGTCCCATCAAAAGTAGAGACTGCATTAAAAACCAATGAGGTGATTCAATACATTGCCTCAGAATATAAAGATGTAAGAAATGCACTGTATTTGGGAAGAGGCTACAATTTCCCAGTTGCATTGGAAGGTGCACTGAAGCTCAAAGAAATTTCTTATATCCATGCGGAAGGGTACCCTGCTGCAGAGATGAAGCATGGTCCGATCGCATTGATCGATGAAGAAATGCCCGTGATTTTTATTGCCACCCAGGATAGTTCCTACGAAAAAGTGGTGAGCAATATTCAAGAAGTAAAGGCAAGAAAAGGAAAAGTGATTGCAGTGGTGACAGAAGGAGATACCACCGTTAAAAATATGGCAGACCATGTGATTGAAATCCCAGCTATTCATGAGGCTTTTGTTCCATTGGTAGCCGTGGTGCCATTACAATTGCTATCTTATCATATCGCAGTCATGCGAGGTTGTAACGTAGATCAGCCGAGGAATTTGGCCAAATCAGTTACAGTAGAATAA